The following proteins come from a genomic window of Chelonia mydas isolate rCheMyd1 chromosome 15, rCheMyd1.pri.v2, whole genome shotgun sequence:
- the MORN3 gene encoding MORN repeat-containing protein 3, producing MPIVKYPRTVEPLWIEWDRKAQKCGLRHTIYAVNRDHYTGEWLDNLKHGKGTQTWKSTGAIYNGDWKFGKRDGYGTYSIPDPVTKEYKKVYSGWWKNDKKCGYGIKFYSDMEYYEGEWSGGKRSGWGRMYYKDGSIYEGQWLEDQHSGQGMLRLTNENRYEGTWKDGKKHGLGKFFYLNKGQLFEGFWVADFPKCGTMLDFGREEAPTPTQYPIPKIELANPDDVLEEAQAMLDNSQE from the exons ATGCCCATTGTAAAATATCCTAGGACTGTAGAACCTCTCTGGATTGAATGGGACAGGAAGGCACAGAAATGTGGATTAAGACATACAATTTATGCTGTCAATAGGGATCACTATACTGGGGAATGGTTGGACAATTTGAAGCATG GTAAAGGTACACAGACCTGGAAAAGTACAGGTGCAATATACAATGGTGACTGGAAGTTTGGAAAACGGGATGGATATGGAACATACAGCATTCCTGACCCTGTAACTAAAGAATATAAGAAAGTGTATTCAGGCTGGtggaaaaatgacaaaaaatgt GGCTATGGAATTAAGTTTTACTCAGACATGGAATATTATGAAGGGGAATGGAGTGGCGGGAAAAGAAGCGGCTGGGGCAGAATGTACTACAAGGATGGTTCCATCTATGAAGGACAGTGGTTGGAAGACCAACACAGTGGCCAAGGAATGCTTCGCTTAA CAAATGAAAATCGGTATGAAGGAACATGGAAAGATGGAAAGAAACATGGCCTAGGAAAGTTTTTCTACCTGAATAAAGGCCAGTTGTTTGAAGGTTTCTGGGTAGCAGATTTTCCGAAGTGTGGAACTATGCTTGACTTTGGACGAGAAGAAGCTCCTACTCCTACACAGTATCCAATACCCAAG ATTGAACTGGCCAATCCAGATGATGTTTTAGAAGAGGCCCAGGCAATGCTTGACAACAGCCAAGAATGA
- the ORAI1 gene encoding calcium release-activated calcium channel protein 1 isoform X4 — protein sequence MPTLQVAMVEVQLDSTHVYPPGLLIAFSACTTVLVAVHLFALMISTCILPNIEAVSNVHNLNSVNESPHERMHRHIELAWAFSTVIGTLLFLAEVVLLCWVKFLPQGTPSNDSVHDNNSTITPGAAAAIASTSIMVPFGLIFIVFAVHFYRSLVSHKTDRQFQELNELAEFARLQDQLDHRGDTLPPPGSHFI from the coding sequence gTGGCTATGGTGGAGGTTCAGCTAGATTCAACACATGTCTACCCTCCAGGTCTCTTGATAGCTTTCAGTGCCTGTACTACTGTGCTTGTTGCCGTTCACCTCTTTGCTCTCATGATAAGTACCTGCATTCTTCCAAATATAGAGGCCGTTAGTAATGTGCACAATCTCAACTCTGTTAATGAGTCTCCGCATGAGCGTATGCACCGGCACATTGAGCTCGCCTGGGCGTTTTCCACTGTCATTGGGACTTTGCTCTTCCTTGCAGAAGTGGTGCTGCTGTGTTGGGTGAAATTTCTTCCACAAGGGACACCTTCTAATGATTCAGTCCATGACAACAATTCCACCAtcaccccaggagcagcagcagctatcGCCTCAACATCTATTATGGTTCCTTTTGGATTGATTTTCATTGTATTTGCAGTCCACTTCTATAGGTCACTGGTTAGCCACAAAACAGACAGGCAGTTTCAAGAATTGAATGAACTTGCTGAGTTTGCACGACTCCAGGATCAGCTGGACCACAGAGGCGACACCTTGCCACCTCCTGGCAGCCATTTTATATAA
- the ORAI1 gene encoding calcium release-activated calcium channel protein 1 isoform X5: protein MVAMVEVQLDSTHVYPPGLLIAFSACTTVLVAVHLFALMISTCILPNIEAVSNVHNLNSVNESPHERMHRHIELAWAFSTVIGTLLFLAEVVLLCWVKFLPQGTPSNDSVHDNNSTITPGAAAAIASTSIMVPFGLIFIVFAVHFYRSLVSHKTDRQFQELNELAEFARLQDQLDHRGDTLPPPGSHFI, encoded by the coding sequence gTGGCTATGGTGGAGGTTCAGCTAGATTCAACACATGTCTACCCTCCAGGTCTCTTGATAGCTTTCAGTGCCTGTACTACTGTGCTTGTTGCCGTTCACCTCTTTGCTCTCATGATAAGTACCTGCATTCTTCCAAATATAGAGGCCGTTAGTAATGTGCACAATCTCAACTCTGTTAATGAGTCTCCGCATGAGCGTATGCACCGGCACATTGAGCTCGCCTGGGCGTTTTCCACTGTCATTGGGACTTTGCTCTTCCTTGCAGAAGTGGTGCTGCTGTGTTGGGTGAAATTTCTTCCACAAGGGACACCTTCTAATGATTCAGTCCATGACAACAATTCCACCAtcaccccaggagcagcagcagctatcGCCTCAACATCTATTATGGTTCCTTTTGGATTGATTTTCATTGTATTTGCAGTCCACTTCTATAGGTCACTGGTTAGCCACAAAACAGACAGGCAGTTTCAAGAATTGAATGAACTTGCTGAGTTTGCACGACTCCAGGATCAGCTGGACCACAGAGGCGACACCTTGCCACCTCCTGGCAGCCATTTTATATAA